In Lewinella sp. 4G2, the sequence GATAAGGTGCTGGACCTTACCGACGTAGGCTACATCCTGGCCATGACGAGTAGTGATGAGGATAATTTCTACATCACGAATAACTACCGGTCGCGGGAAGGCCTACGCGGCATCTACCGATTGATCACCCGCAAAGAAGTTATGCGGCACCGTTATTCCAAGCGTTCACTGTTTAGCCATTTCGCTAGCTACTTGATCTTCAACCGGACGGCGCGCACGAATAATGGCCACCACGTCTACCCCATTCATGATCCTAAATTGATTGATGAAGCCCTCGAAGCCATCCGCTCCGTCAAGGCCATTCCCCTTTACCTAAAATGTGCCGCGTCGGGCGACATAACCTTCATCGGTGCCGATATGGACGATCTGGAGGCCTCCGTAAATGACGAACTTTACTACCTCGGCCCTAAGGTGCACTTGGGCGATCTGGTGGACCGAGTAGACGAACCTGATGCTACTACTGCCCCACCTGTAAAAGCCGAAGTAGAGCCTGAAAGCGTCACCGTAAAACAGGATACAACGGGAGAGATTATCGAATAGCCACTAACTAGAAGCAGGCGGCATTATACTTGATCTGCACTATCCGACGATCTTACGAATAGATATAGGCTTACTTTTCGTTACCGTTACTCTTTCGGCGCTATTTCCAGCAATCGCTCCAGCTTGTTACCCCGGCTGCCCTTGACGAAAACGGTTTGCCCAGACCAATCCTGCTTCCAAAACCAAGTAGCTAAGTCATTGCTATTCTGGAACCACGGCCGTTCAAATTCCCGGGCTGGTTCGCGCATGGCTTCACCCACCAAAGCTACCTGCCCGGCCACCTGTCCCGCTCGAAACGCAATGCGTCGGTGGGCTTCCGCGCTGGTGCTACCTAATTCTAACATCTCCCCGATCACTGCGGTGGCTGCACTGAATTCAATTTCTTCCCCGAACCCATTGAGCGCTGCCATTGTACTGGAAGGGTTCGCATTGTAGGCATCCCAGTAGAACTTTACCCCACCTTGCTCCATCCACTGGCTACGATGGTTTTCGGAGCGGTATCCAGCAAGCGCCGTGGCGATCTCCCGCCCGGGTACTTTAAAGTACTTACCTACCGCAACGGCGGCCTTTACGTTTTGCAAATTATGGCGCCCACTTAGTTCGACGTCAACCGTCAATGTTTCACCGTGTCCGGAAAGGAATTCTACCCGGATGTGGGGATGTAATTGTAGCACCTTAATCTCCATGGCGGCCACCTCCTTGCTGGGCGCGTCACTCTCGCGGAAATATATGACCCGTGCGTTGGGGTCGACCATTTCCGAAAGGTATTCCTCATCCTCGTTGACAAAGCAGACGCCGCGCTGAGTCCCCAAGTAATCGAACAGTTCTCCCTTTCCAGCAATGACGCCAGGGATGCCACCGAATCCCTCCAGGTGCGCCTCCCCGATGTTAGTGATCAGCCCGTGGGTAGGCCGGCCGATGACGCAGAGGTCTGCAATTTCCCCCTGATGGTTGGCGCCCATTTCCAGGATCAACATTTCCGTTTCCTCCGGAGTGGACAGTACGGTGAGGGGAAGACCTAAGTGGTTATTGTAATTACCCGGCGTAGCGTGCACCCGGTATTGCCGGGACATCACCGCGTTGATCAACTCCTTCGTCGTCGTCTTACCGTTACTTCCCGTAATGGCCAGCGTGGGCATGCGCTGCTGCTTTCGGTGAGTGATGGCCAGCTCCTGGAGCGCGGCCAGGCTATCTTCCACCAGCAAGTAACGCTCGTCTCCGGCGGGGCATACCTCCGCGTTGTCGACAATCACGTAAGCGGCCCCTTGCGCCAGTGCTTTCGCAGCGTAATTGTTACCATCTACCTGCGTCCCCACAAAGCCGACAAAGAGG encodes:
- the murF gene encoding UDP-N-acetylmuramoyl-tripeptide--D-alanyl-D-alanine ligase → MKYVDPSELYSAYRKHPNIQIDSRKVSGGDLFVGFVGTQVDGNNYAAKALAQGAAYVIVDNAEVCPAGDERYLLVEDSLAALQELAITHRKQQRMPTLAITGSNGKTTTKELINAVMSRQYRVHATPGNYNNHLGLPLTVLSTPEETEMLILEMGANHQGEIADLCVIGRPTHGLITNIGEAHLEGFGGIPGVIAGKGELFDYLGTQRGVCFVNEDEEYLSEMVDPNARVIYFRESDAPSKEVAAMEIKVLQLHPHIRVEFLSGHGETLTVDVELSGRHNLQNVKAAVAVGKYFKVPGREIATALAGYRSENHRSQWMEQGGVKFYWDAYNANPSSTMAALNGFGEEIEFSAATAVIGEMLELGSTSAEAHRRIAFRAGQVAGQVALVGEAMREPAREFERPWFQNSNDLATWFWKQDWSGQTVFVKGSRGNKLERLLEIAPKE